A DNA window from Halanaerobiaceae bacterium ANBcell28 contains the following coding sequences:
- a CDS encoding Rrf2 family transcriptional regulator — protein sequence MKVSTRGRYGLRAMVDLAVTQNDGAIPLRQISERQNISEQYLEQLFASLRKAGIVKSVRGAHGGYLLNHKAEDITVKDIITALEGPIAPVDCVLSEDECDNSKDCVTHQVWIKVKKNIDQILDSVTLLELKEEYKKQKTTDFIYHI from the coding sequence ATGAAAGTATCGACCAGGGGTAGATATGGTTTAAGGGCTATGGTAGATTTAGCCGTTACTCAAAATGATGGAGCTATTCCATTACGCCAAATATCAGAACGCCAGAATATCTCGGAACAATATTTAGAGCAATTATTTGCTAGTTTAAGAAAAGCTGGTATTGTAAAAAGTGTAAGAGGAGCACATGGGGGATATCTTTTAAATCATAAAGCAGAGGATATTACCGTTAAAGATATTATAACAGCATTAGAAGGTCCTATTGCACCTGTAGATTGTGTACTTTCTGAAGATGAGTGTGATAATAGTAAGGATTGTGTTACTCACCAAGTTTGGATTAAAGTTAAAAAAAATATTGATCAAATATTAGATTCTGTTACATTGTTAGAACTAAAAGAAGAATATAAAAAACAAAAAACTACAGATTTTATTTATCATATATAG
- a CDS encoding YigZ family protein, which produces MNEKYHVPAQNIRLLNKVKDSKFYGDIKYVRTEKEAQAFLNMIKEEFNDASHNVSAYRIQSDNIFIEKYDDDGEPASSSGPPILQAITGASLTNTIIVVTRYFGGTKLGIGGLIRAYGETARLLIREAGLRILSLHNVVKVRVDYQLIGTVLGQIESFNLELLKTEYSNEGVDIFFLIKSNRYSHVEKVLVEKTANNIKMRKIENKYI; this is translated from the coding sequence ATGAATGAAAAATATCATGTACCAGCTCAAAATATTCGGCTATTAAATAAAGTTAAAGATAGTAAGTTTTATGGAGACATAAAATATGTACGCACAGAAAAAGAAGCTCAAGCTTTTTTAAATATGATTAAAGAAGAATTTAACGACGCGAGCCATAATGTAAGTGCTTATAGAATACAATCTGACAATATATTTATAGAAAAATACGATGATGATGGGGAACCTGCATCATCATCAGGCCCTCCAATTTTACAAGCGATTACTGGCGCTAGCTTGACTAATACTATAATTGTAGTAACAAGATATTTTGGAGGTACTAAATTAGGAATCGGTGGATTGATTAGAGCATATGGTGAAACTGCCAGATTGTTAATTAGAGAAGCTGGTTTAAGAATACTTAGTTTACATAATGTTGTTAAGGTGAGAGTAGATTATCAGCTCATTGGTACTGTTTTAGGACAGATAGAATCGTTTAATTTGGAACTTTTGAAAACAGAATATAGCAATGAGGGTGTGGATATATTTTTTTTAATTAAGTCTAATAGATACTCTCATGTGGAAAAGGTTTTGGTTGAGAAAACAGCGAATAACATAAAAATGAGAAAAATTGAAAATAAATATATATAA